The genomic window GTCACAAAAAGATGGACCCCATGGAGGTATCTGTCAAATGAGTGGCTTACTATGGCAAATGGAGATGTTCCCGCTATACCAGACAGAGTGCCCCCACAACCAGTATAAAGCAGCAAGTATGtctatacagccagtctataggaCACACTCACCTCATCTGGAGCATAGGTGACCAATCCTAGAACTGGCATCATATGCCCATCATTTAGCCTTACACGGGAGTCTGGTATCAGTGCCATAGTGCGCCTATGTGTATGACTTATACCTCTATATATCCAGCCTGGGATACGGTAGGCCGGTCATCCTCCTTTACACCAGCCAATCTCCGATCCCTGTTCACTCTCTGCTGTCACATGTCCTTGGTATTCTGCCATCTTAACATTCCCGAGGCAGCTCGGAGCCGCTTACAGCTCTTGTGCAATGTTCTCTTGTGTTCCCTCCTCCCATGGAGATCACATATTGGCACTCGCTCTTAAATACAGATAGTGAAGTTTATTTAGACATATATGCTGCACGCGTATAAGCTACATATAAataaatggcagattacatttaCTGTAGGTCATAACACGCTTGGGGATGACGTCATTGGTCGCAATCCTAACTAAATCTGTGCTTCATAGACACTAATTAACCCTTACTGCAGGGTAAAAACTAAATACAAAGATAGTGAAATACATTCTTTACTGCAATTTGGAAAAAATTCCAGAAATAACGCAGACAAGGCCCGGTAAAAATGTGACTTGTGAACGCAGCTCAAAGAATTCAAATCTTCATGAAACACCTCAGATCGTAGGCAAAGTCCCTTTCTCACCGTAGCAATATTTCTCTAAAAGAAAAAGTACTCTAAATAGGAAAATGCATGGAAACTGCACATAATGTGACCCCACTTGGCTAATCAGGTGATTAGATCACCCGATTTCCCTAGGAAAACTAAAGTGGTGAGAGTCCACCCCCTCCCTCTGCAAAGTCAAAGGCTTGATGGGTAATGTGGGCAGCATTAGAAAATCAATTCAATGGGGAAATACAAATTAGTATGGTTACCAAATCAGCCAGAACAGGTAAGTACAAGGCATACACAAGAAcctctactagagatgatcgaacatcgggaattttcaggttcgttcggaCTCGAACCATCGGTTTTCCATTAAAATTGAATGGAAAGccaatggttcgagttcgaacaaacctgagaatttccaatgttcgatcatctctaacctCTACATTACTCTCTAATAATAATCTTGAAGCCTTGTTGGCACATCGGAAAACCAAGAGGTCTCGAATAGAGGAAAGTCCCTATCTATAAGTTTCAAGAACATAGGATAATGCTTTAAACAATGAATGAATCATCACACAAGGTATCTTAAAGCTCGATGCAGAGCGATCACTATCGGGCAGATGGCACTATTTGTAGTCAGTGCTGGTCATTTTTTGGTCCGACTGTTGCTCTTAGGTGACCATGAACCAAATGGCTCTACTAGATGTCCAGTTGATCTCATAGATGGTGCAATGTAAAGGGATTGTCCTCAGTTTGTCCTGTATCCCACCATATTTGAAGAACATCTGGATTGTGAAGGTCACCGTTGAACCTTTGCTGTAGAAGTCCTATAGTGTCATTATCACCAGTAGATGTCCACGTAAGGTTTTCATTGGTGGAGTCTTGCTTGGGACTGGATAGGTAGAAGATACAAATAGGCGTTTCCAGCACAGAACTTGCATCTTTGAATGAGATTACCATATTAATATTCATCAAGGAATGGATTTTTTGGATGGTCCGGCCACCTACGGAAACCAGACAaaaagtgtttaaccccttaaggatgcagccaattttcattttgggCTTGTCTTCTCTTTTACGCCTCTAAAAGCCTGAATTTATTTtacttttccatctacagagccatgtgatGACAGGCCTAAAGTATAAATGATAAACACTCACACTAGTCCAGTTATATAGCGCATATTTCTGTCCAGTAGATTCAGAGCCTCCATATCTTCATCACTTAGCTGAAAGCCAAAAACCTAAAGTTTAAGAACAAACAAGAAAAAAGTTAAAGGAGTATATAACAGGCAACGGGTGGGGCCCAAACTGTTAGGCTTTGGGCCACTATTGAGGGCATTGTCCAAGATGCTTATCTGGTCCTCAACTGTTAACCTCTGTACAGGGATCTGTACTTACATTGCAGATGGCTACCAGGTTGCTACCCCAGGGAGTGGTCCTGGTGTAAGTGGTGGATATCCCAACAGACCAGAGACTCCAGTTGGGGAGGGACAGGTTTAGGTAGCGTAAGAGATCTTGGCCAGACAGTACACAAGTGTGGTCAGAGATGGGCACACAGGTCAGGATGAGCAGCACAACTAAGGAGTCCACAGTCTGGAAATACTACACAAGAATAGGAAAGCTAGGCTGGACTATGGCAGTGAGAGATAAGTCATTGGTTGTGTCTGCCAGGAGGCGCCTCCTGCTCATGGGGACAAGCCACCAGGGTACATGGCTTTTCGCACCTATCACACTGGTCCATCTAGATGAGGATTAAAGCTTCAGGAACTTTTTTAACAGTTGTCACCAAAATACATTGaggagaatttttttccccaaaatataTACGAAAATTCTTTTACCTGGAAGTTGTCCTGGATCCTACTTGCTGTGAAGCTTTTTGCAAGCACCACAATGCCTCTTTGTAGAAGATGCCTTATTGCCACCTGAGCGGGGGTTCGTCCGTATTTAGTAGCAATTTCAATCAAGACTGGATCTTGAAGAACATAGGGACTATTCGGTTCTATCCTAGGGAGAATATTGGATAATGGATGACATCTCTGCATGGTACAGATAACGTAGATAGTTGTAAGGTCTTATGTATATAATCATATTACAGGAAGGTGGTACGTGTCCTTTATAGCATACCCCTCACCATATGGGCCCGTGGGGCAGTAATATGGATCTATACTGGCTTTATACTAGCCCCCCTGTACAAGCAGGTCTAAGCGGTACATATCCTTTCTTCTTATATGGTATATCACTTTCTTTTACCATCTGACATCTCGACTGGATCCCAAAACAGCATATGCCACCAAAGCGATGTCATGTGACCTGCAGAACTCCAGCATTTTACTCTGATTGAGGTAGATGTGACATTCACCTAAGCAAAAGAAAGGAAGCCGGTTGTTTAAGAAAAATGGTGGAGCAAGGATGGAGCATCAATTTCCTATGTCTTCAGCTGGGATTAAATGACCCCCTACTTCCCAGATGTGGATTCACAGAGCATTGGGGAACATAAGGCTTCAGCCATCATTttctccccagacaacccctttaaactgaccaTGTTATTTGATAAACCTTGAACAACatttgaaaagttttgatcggttggaaTCTGAGTGTTTAGTCAAAACTGAGCTGCAAGAAGAACATGGaccttcttagggccctattccaccggacgattatcgtttgcacaatcgttaacgattaacgatctcaaacgaccgctattgcgaaagacctgaaaacgttcattcatttc from Dendropsophus ebraccatus isolate aDenEbr1 chromosome 1, aDenEbr1.pat, whole genome shotgun sequence includes these protein-coding regions:
- the LOC138772796 gene encoding estradiol 17 beta-dehydrogenase 5-like — protein: MALTPDSRVRLNDGHTMPVLGLGTYTPDEDQKRKAEDSVKLALDVGYRLFDDASFHDNEVAIGRAIRAKIADVKREDVFYTSKVWLTDQSPERVRPSLEKSLRDLQLDYVDLLLIHNPMELKPGEDRFPTAENGKLIYHNTDLWDIWKIPTDQNFSNVVQGLSNNMVSLKGLSGEKMMAEALCSPMLCECHIYLNQSKMLEFCRSHDIALVAYAVLGSSRDVRWIEPNSPYVLQDPVLIEIATKYGRTPAQVAIRHLLQRGIVVLAKSFTASRIQDNFQVFGFQLSDEDMEALNLLDRNMRYITGLVWPDHPKNPFLDEY